A DNA window from Anaerocolumna sp. AGMB13020 contains the following coding sequences:
- a CDS encoding VIT1/CCC1 transporter family protein, producing the protein MSDIQLMKRIMKFQADEKMEYYVYTKIVAFVKDKKDKETLLKIAEEEKKHYEIWKQYTKRDVKVNMFLVSWYVLLARLLGYTFIIKKMENALTEYKGSTREKLEKDLTELIPDIKILMEDEIEHETELISMIDEEKLKYAGSMVLGLNDALVEFTGSLAGWTFAMQSNRLITLAGLITGISATLSMASSEYLSVKNEEGESPLKSSLYTGAAYFITVVLLLLPYLLLPDNKYILALFIMLVAVIIIIAAFNYYISVAKTISFRKKFTEMSVISLSVAAASFIIGLLVKRFIGIDI; encoded by the coding sequence ATGAGCGATATTCAGTTGATGAAGAGAATAATGAAATTTCAGGCTGATGAAAAAATGGAATATTACGTGTACACCAAAATAGTAGCTTTTGTAAAGGATAAAAAGGACAAAGAAACCTTACTTAAAATTGCAGAGGAAGAGAAGAAGCATTATGAAATATGGAAGCAATACACGAAACGTGATGTGAAAGTCAATATGTTTCTTGTCAGCTGGTATGTCTTACTTGCCAGGTTATTGGGGTATACTTTTATAATAAAGAAGATGGAGAATGCTCTTACGGAATATAAGGGAAGTACCAGAGAAAAACTGGAAAAGGATCTGACAGAACTGATTCCGGACATTAAAATACTGATGGAGGATGAAATAGAACATGAGACAGAGCTGATTTCCATGATTGATGAAGAAAAGCTTAAATATGCCGGTTCTATGGTGTTGGGACTTAATGATGCATTGGTTGAATTTACGGGAAGCCTGGCAGGATGGACTTTTGCAATGCAGAGTAATCGCTTAATTACTTTAGCTGGACTTATTACAGGAATTTCTGCAACATTATCCATGGCTTCCTCTGAATATCTTTCCGTTAAGAATGAAGAAGGAGAAAGTCCTTTAAAATCCTCCTTGTATACAGGCGCTGCTTATTTTATTACGGTGGTCTTGTTACTACTTCCTTATCTGCTGCTGCCGGATAATAAGTATATCCTTGCTTTGTTTATCATGCTGGTTGCTGTAATAATTATAATTGCAGCATTTAATTACTATATTTCAGTGGCGAAAACAATTTCCTTCCGAAAGAAATTTACAGAGATGAGCGTCATAAGTTTATCCGTAGCGGCGGCCTCTTT
- a CDS encoding SDR family NAD(P)-dependent oxidoreductase gives MSKTVLITGASKGIGRELTILFAREGYDLVLVARSKELLMDLGKKLTKRYMTNITILEKDLTLKDAPVEIYNELKDRKIDILVNNAGFGDYMEFLHSDWDKQAAMIQLNVTALMHMTRLFLPDMHERKEGKILNLASTASFLPGPNMSVYYASKAAVLSFSQALSKELETSGITVTALCPGPTATNFEDSAGLMNSRLFHSLKVAGAREVAVYGYKALMKGKPVAVQGIANKLLVLGIKLSPRGLALNMINQIQSKLRSGKPAKEQLK, from the coding sequence ATGTCTAAAACTGTATTGATAACCGGAGCTTCTAAGGGAATCGGAAGGGAATTGACGATTCTGTTTGCCAGAGAAGGCTATGACCTGGTGCTTGTTGCAAGAAGTAAAGAGCTGCTTATGGACCTGGGAAAGAAATTAACGAAAAGGTATATGACAAATATAACCATACTGGAAAAGGATCTGACCCTAAAAGATGCGCCAGTAGAAATATATAACGAATTAAAGGACAGAAAAATTGATATCCTTGTGAATAACGCAGGTTTTGGTGATTATATGGAGTTCCTCCATTCTGACTGGGACAAACAAGCTGCTATGATACAGCTTAATGTTACTGCCCTGATGCATATGACCAGATTGTTTCTTCCGGATATGCATGAGAGAAAAGAAGGAAAAATCCTAAACCTTGCATCTACCGCATCATTTCTGCCAGGGCCTAATATGTCTGTTTATTATGCCTCTAAGGCAGCTGTACTGTCCTTCTCTCAGGCTTTATCAAAAGAACTTGAGACAAGCGGAATAACTGTAACGGCACTTTGTCCAGGACCCACAGCAACAAATTTTGAAGATTCAGCCGGGCTTATGAACTCCAGGCTCTTTCATTCCCTTAAAGTAGCAGGAGCAAGAGAGGTGGCAGTTTATGGCTATAAGGCATTGATGAAAGGAAAACCGGTTGCTGTTCAGGGAATCGCAAATAAGCTGCTGGTGTTAGGCATTAAGCTTTCACCCAGAGGACTTGCACTGAATATGATTAATCAGATCCAGTCAAAGCTTAGAAGCGGGAAACCGGCAAAGGAGCAGCTTAAGTAA